The proteins below come from a single Paludibacter jiangxiensis genomic window:
- the clpX gene encoding ATP-dependent Clp protease ATP-binding subunit ClpX, with amino-acid sequence MAKKNTTGRCCSMCGRSESEVGALITGVDGAICSQCVEMAYDIVQEFSKKSGAEDIKFKNGAPPKPMEIKQFLDQYVIGQDEAKKFLSVAVYNHYKRLTQRDHGDDVEIEKSNIIMVGPTGTGKTLLARTIARQLHVPFTIVDATVFTEAGYVGEDIESILTRLLQVADYDVKAAERGIVFIDEIDKIARKSDNPSITRDVSGEGVQQGLLKLLEGSVVNVPPQGGRKHPEQRMIAVNTQNILFICGGAFDGIEKKIAQRLNTHVVGYSATKASHEVDRSNFLQYISPQDLKAFGLIPEIIGRLPVLTYLNPLERTSLRRILTEPKNSIIKQYVKLFGMDDVKLTFEDAALDFIVDKAIEFKLGARGLRSIAETIMMDAMYEVPSGNQKELVITAAFAKEKMDKSGKISA; translated from the coding sequence ATGGCAAAAAAGAATACAACAGGTCGATGCTGCTCAATGTGCGGCAGATCGGAGTCGGAAGTGGGCGCTTTAATTACGGGTGTCGACGGCGCGATTTGTTCACAGTGCGTTGAAATGGCCTACGATATCGTTCAGGAATTTTCGAAAAAATCAGGAGCGGAGGATATCAAATTTAAAAATGGAGCACCTCCCAAACCTATGGAGATTAAGCAGTTCCTCGATCAATACGTTATTGGGCAGGATGAAGCCAAGAAGTTTTTATCGGTAGCTGTTTACAATCACTATAAACGACTAACTCAACGTGATCATGGCGATGATGTGGAAATTGAAAAATCGAACATCATTATGGTTGGACCCACAGGTACTGGAAAAACGCTTTTGGCCCGTACCATTGCCCGTCAATTGCATGTTCCTTTTACCATTGTAGATGCAACGGTATTTACCGAAGCCGGGTACGTTGGCGAAGATATAGAAAGCATTCTGACCCGTCTTTTGCAGGTAGCTGATTATGATGTGAAGGCTGCTGAAAGAGGTATTGTCTTTATTGATGAAATAGATAAGATAGCCCGCAAAAGCGATAATCCTTCCATTACGAGGGATGTAAGCGGCGAAGGCGTGCAGCAGGGCTTGCTCAAGTTGTTGGAAGGCTCGGTTGTGAATGTTCCGCCACAAGGTGGACGTAAGCATCCGGAACAACGGATGATTGCCGTAAACACGCAAAACATTCTCTTTATTTGCGGTGGCGCATTTGACGGGATTGAGAAAAAAATTGCGCAACGTCTAAATACGCACGTGGTAGGCTATAGTGCTACAAAAGCATCACATGAAGTAGATCGGAGCAATTTCCTTCAGTATATTTCTCCGCAGGATTTGAAGGCTTTTGGCCTTATTCCTGAAATTATCGGACGTTTACCGGTTCTTACCTATCTTAATCCGCTTGAAAGAACCTCATTGAGGAGAATTCTTACAGAACCTAAAAATTCTATTATAAAGCAGTATGTAAAGCTTTTTGGAATGGACGACGTTAAGCTGACTTTTGAAGATGCCGCGTTAGACTTTATTGTCGATAAGGCTATCGAATTTAAGTTGGGCGCCCGCGGTTTAAGATCCATTGCAGAAACCATAATGATGGATGCGATGTATGAAGTTCCATCAGGAAATCAAAAAGAACTGGTAATAACAGCTGCTTTTGCTAAAGAAAAAATGGACAAATCGGGAAAAATATCAGCCTGA
- a CDS encoding nucleotide exchange factor GrpE, with product MTQEKKSEEIVEKEVQNQENEARESEVPEETSVENEVNEWESKYNQLNDSHLRLMAEFDNYRKRTLREKSELIKSAGESVLVNLLPLADDFERGLQASKGSTDVDAVRQGMELIYSKLVAFLTQNGVKAIETENSVFDTEFHEAITTIPAPSEELKGKVVDCVQKGYVLNDKVIRFAKVVVGE from the coding sequence ATGACTCAGGAGAAGAAATCAGAGGAAATTGTAGAAAAAGAGGTTCAGAATCAGGAAAACGAGGCTCGGGAAAGTGAAGTTCCCGAAGAAACCTCAGTGGAAAATGAGGTTAATGAATGGGAATCGAAATATAATCAGTTGAATGATTCTCATTTGCGACTGATGGCAGAGTTTGATAATTACAGAAAACGTACTTTGCGCGAAAAATCTGAACTGATAAAATCGGCAGGTGAATCGGTTTTGGTAAATCTGTTGCCATTGGCTGATGATTTCGAAAGAGGCTTGCAAGCTTCAAAAGGTAGTACGGATGTGGATGCTGTTCGACAGGGAATGGAGCTGATTTATTCTAAGTTGGTGGCATTTCTCACTCAAAACGGAGTAAAGGCTATTGAGACTGAAAATAGTGTTTTCGATACCGAATTTCATGAAGCAATTACAACTATTCCGGCTCCGTCTGAAGAGTTGAAAGGAAAGGTTGTTGATTGTGTTCAAAAGGGTTACGTATTGAATGATAAAGTGATACGTTTTGCAAAAGTGGTTGTCGGAGAATAA
- the dnaJ gene encoding molecular chaperone DnaJ produces the protein MSKRDYYEVLGVAKSASEDEIKKAYRKKAIQFHPDKNPGNKEAEEKFKEAAEAYEVLSDAQKRQRYDQFGHAGMGGAAGGGTQWSGNMDDIFSHFGDIFGGHFGGFGGFGGFGGGGNSPRYNRGADLRVKVHLNLQEIANGVEKKIKVNKYVACSHCGGSGAADPSSVSTCSTCHGSGHVTRVQQTILGAMQTQSVCPSCNGDGKTITKKCPHCNGEGIVRQDEVISINIPAGVGEGMQLSVSGKGNAARRGGVTGDLLVLIEEEQHPELIRDENDLVYNLLLPVTVAILGGTVEVPTVDGRVKVKVDAGTQPGKVLRLRGKGLPNVNRYGHGDLLVHIGVYIPEHLTKDEQKLIEKLNESPNVKPNGSASKSFFQNFRRMFE, from the coding sequence ATGTCGAAAAGAGACTATTACGAGGTGCTTGGTGTTGCCAAAAGCGCTTCGGAAGACGAAATAAAAAAAGCCTATCGTAAGAAGGCAATTCAGTTTCACCCGGATAAGAACCCCGGAAATAAAGAAGCTGAAGAAAAATTCAAAGAGGCTGCTGAAGCATATGAAGTGCTGAGCGATGCCCAAAAACGTCAGCGTTACGATCAGTTCGGACATGCCGGTATGGGCGGTGCTGCAGGTGGCGGTACTCAATGGAGTGGAAATATGGACGATATTTTCTCTCATTTCGGCGATATTTTCGGTGGTCATTTTGGCGGCTTTGGTGGTTTCGGCGGCTTTGGCGGGGGAGGTAACTCACCCCGTTATAACAGGGGGGCAGATTTGAGAGTAAAAGTTCACCTGAATTTGCAGGAGATCGCCAATGGTGTTGAAAAGAAAATTAAGGTCAATAAATATGTTGCCTGTTCTCATTGCGGGGGAAGTGGTGCGGCAGATCCGAGCAGCGTGTCTACCTGTTCTACCTGTCATGGTTCCGGACATGTAACCCGTGTACAGCAAACTATTCTTGGCGCAATGCAGACCCAATCGGTTTGTCCTTCCTGTAACGGCGATGGCAAAACGATAACTAAAAAATGCCCTCATTGTAACGGTGAAGGCATTGTGCGTCAGGATGAAGTGATTAGTATCAATATTCCGGCCGGCGTTGGCGAAGGTATGCAGCTGTCGGTTAGTGGCAAAGGAAACGCAGCCCGACGTGGTGGTGTTACGGGAGATCTTCTTGTCTTGATTGAAGAAGAACAACATCCGGAACTGATTCGTGATGAAAATGATCTTGTGTACAATCTTCTTTTGCCTGTGACTGTCGCTATTTTGGGAGGTACTGTAGAAGTACCGACGGTAGACGGACGTGTTAAGGTGAAGGTGGATGCTGGTACTCAGCCAGGTAAGGTGCTGAGGTTGCGGGGAAAAGGGTTACCCAATGTTAACCGTTACGGGCATGGCGATTTATTGGTACACATCGGAGTATACATTCCTGAACATCTCACAAAAGATGAACAAAAGCTGATTGAAAAGCTGAATGAATCTCCCAATGTAAAGCCAAACGGATCTGCTTCAAAATCATTCTTCCAGAATTTCAGGAGAATGTTTGAATAA
- the clpP gene encoding ATP-dependent Clp endopeptidase proteolytic subunit ClpP — MNDFRNYATKHLGMNGLALDQYSRITDNYISPSILEERQLNVTQMDVFSRLMMDRIIFLGMPIDDYVANVIQAQLLYLDSADPGKDIAIYLNSPGGSVYAGLGIYDTMQFISSKVATICTGMAASMAAVLLVAGSQGKRSALKHSRIMIHQPMGGAQGQASDIEITAREIQKLKKELYTIIADHSGNEYERIEKDSDRDYWMTAAEAKEYGMVDEVLFREKK, encoded by the coding sequence ATGAACGATTTTAGAAATTATGCAACCAAACATTTGGGAATGAATGGACTGGCATTAGACCAGTATTCCCGGATAACCGACAATTATATATCTCCGTCAATTTTGGAAGAACGCCAGTTGAATGTAACTCAGATGGATGTTTTTTCGCGTTTGATGATGGATCGTATTATCTTTTTGGGAATGCCCATTGATGATTATGTGGCAAATGTGATTCAGGCTCAGTTGCTTTATCTCGATTCTGCTGATCCGGGAAAAGATATCGCAATTTATTTGAATAGTCCGGGCGGATCTGTGTATGCCGGTTTGGGTATATACGACACTATGCAGTTTATCAGCAGTAAGGTGGCAACTATTTGCACCGGAATGGCAGCTTCGATGGCCGCTGTGTTGTTGGTTGCCGGTAGCCAGGGTAAACGTTCTGCGTTGAAACACTCGCGTATCATGATTCACCAACCAATGGGCGGTGCTCAGGGGCAGGCTTCAGATATAGAGATTACAGCTCGCGAGATTCAGAAGCTGAAAAAAGAATTATATACGATCATTGCAGATCATTCCGGAAATGAGTATGAAAGAATCGAAAAAGATTCGGATCGCGACTACTGGATGACCGCTGCTGAAGCTAAAGAATACGGAATGGTGGATGAAGTACTGTTCCGTGAAAAGAAATAA
- the rlmH gene encoding 23S rRNA (pseudouridine(1915)-N(3))-methyltransferase RlmH, which produces MKITLLLVGKTTESHLNQAVEEYLKRLKRYISFEVSVIPELKNAKNLTFDQQKEKEGVAILNALDSSDEVILLDEKGSQYSSVEFASLLEKKGLASVKRLVFVVGGPYGFSCDVYARANGKLSLSRMTFSHQMIRLLFVEQVYRAMTIIKGEPYHHE; this is translated from the coding sequence GTGAAAATTACACTCTTACTGGTGGGGAAAACCACGGAAAGCCACTTGAATCAGGCAGTTGAAGAATATCTTAAACGCCTTAAGCGCTACATTTCGTTTGAGGTGTCGGTTATACCTGAACTGAAAAATGCTAAAAATCTGACTTTCGACCAACAAAAGGAAAAAGAAGGAGTGGCAATCCTGAATGCATTGGATAGCTCGGATGAAGTTATTTTGCTGGATGAAAAAGGATCTCAGTACAGTTCGGTGGAATTTGCTTCGTTGTTGGAGAAGAAAGGACTTGCTTCCGTTAAACGTCTGGTTTTTGTTGTGGGTGGCCCTTATGGCTTCTCCTGCGATGTGTATGCGCGCGCAAACGGGAAATTGTCGCTTTCGCGAATGACTTTTTCGCACCAGATGATCCGGCTTTTGTTTGTCGAGCAGGTATATCGGGCAATGACCATTATAAAAGGGGAGCCATACCATCACGAGTAA